Proteins encoded together in one Bacteroidales bacterium window:
- a CDS encoding DUF1641 domain-containing protein, which produces MNTLPVEQQLAEMNSKLDFLMEEMLHQRRRRQETEDLMQDISLIGKDLSATAVEKLDKAGIAIDYDQLTGFGIRLLRNIETFSRLLDLVESADDLLRDVGPILHQAGLDAINKLHELEAKGYFEFMRELMALIDKIVTNFSAKDLHDLSENILPLLETMKNLPQPGVTGALNQALKAYGNTVGQKEIPRYSLWKLIRELNSPEMKKAIGFTITFMKQMAAETDKQSM; this is translated from the coding sequence ATGAATACACTTCCGGTTGAACAACAACTTGCCGAGATGAACAGCAAGTTGGATTTTCTGATGGAAGAAATGCTGCATCAGCGGCGCAGAAGGCAGGAAACAGAGGACCTGATGCAGGACATTTCCTTGATCGGAAAGGATTTATCGGCAACAGCGGTTGAAAAACTCGATAAAGCCGGGATCGCAATTGATTATGATCAGTTGACAGGTTTTGGCATCAGGCTGTTACGTAATATTGAGACATTCAGCCGACTGCTGGATCTTGTTGAAAGTGCCGATGACCTGCTTCGGGATGTTGGTCCTATTCTTCATCAGGCAGGGCTTGATGCCATTAATAAACTGCATGAGCTTGAAGCCAAAGGCTATTTTGAATTTATGAGGGAACTTATGGCATTGATCGATAAGATTGTAACCAATTTTTCGGCCAAAGACCTTCATGATCTTTCAGAAAATATTCTTCCCCTTCTTGAAACCATGAAGAATCTTCCTCAACCCGGAGTCACCGGAGCTCTGAATCAAGCCCTGAAGGCTTACGGAAACACTGTCGGGCAAAAGGAGATTCCCCGGTATTCGCTCTGGAAGTTAATAAGGGAGCTGAATTCACCCGAGATGAAAAAGGCAATTGGCTTTACCATCACGTTTATGAAACAGATGGCAGCAGAAACAGATAAACAATCAATGTAA
- a CDS encoding ATP-binding cassette domain-containing protein — protein sequence MIELKSVNKSFDGIPVIRDFSVVFEPGKTNLIIGRSGSGKTVLLKSIVGLHPIDSGSIFFDGRDFTRMSFHEKKEIRKEFGMLFQGAALFDSATVEENVMFPMDMFTEWTLEQKRERANFCLKRVDIINKNQLYPAELSGGMRKRVAIARAIALNPKYLFCDEPNSGLDPQTAILIDNLISEITKEFNITTIINTHDMNSVMEIGEKVVFIHNGFKMWEGSKDDILDADNKELSDFIFASNMAKRIRDYMTK from the coding sequence ATGATCGAACTGAAAAGTGTAAATAAATCATTCGACGGAATCCCGGTTATCAGGGACTTCTCGGTTGTCTTTGAACCCGGAAAAACCAACCTGATTATTGGCAGGAGCGGTTCCGGAAAAACTGTCCTGCTGAAATCCATTGTCGGTCTCCATCCCATCGATTCCGGAAGCATTTTCTTTGATGGACGCGACTTCACCAGAATGTCATTCCATGAAAAAAAGGAAATCAGGAAGGAATTTGGTATGCTTTTTCAGGGGGCAGCATTGTTCGATTCGGCTACGGTTGAAGAAAATGTCATGTTTCCGATGGATATGTTCACTGAATGGACTCTCGAGCAAAAACGTGAGCGTGCAAACTTCTGCCTGAAGCGGGTGGACATAATCAACAAAAACCAGCTTTATCCCGCTGAACTAAGCGGAGGTATGCGCAAACGGGTAGCCATTGCCAGGGCCATTGCTCTGAATCCCAAATATCTGTTCTGCGACGAACCCAATTCAGGCCTCGACCCCCAGACCGCTATCCTGATTGACAATCTGATCAGCGAAATCACCAAGGAATTCAATATCACTACCATTATTAACACCCACGACATGAATTCCGTTATGGAGATCGGAGAAAAAGTAGTTTTTATCCATAATGGATTCAAAATGTGGGAAGGCTCAAAAGATGATATTCTCGACGCTGACAATAAAGAACTCAGCGATTTTATTTTCGCTTCCAATATGGCTAAACGCATCCGAGATTATATGACAAAATAG
- a CDS encoding Crp/Fnr family transcriptional regulator: protein MTGCNCENCELKALFFQNVSEKEFALLCDTRKERNYKKGETIIEQGAEIKEFSYLKTGLVKLYKHLDNGKNQIIKIAGPLDFINLLSIFSDRYFQYSVAALEDTTVCYVNFETVKEMVKKNGNFAFDLLRKMSRMTDEIINTTLEISRKNLRGRIAFVLLYFARSVYKNNTFELPVSRKEIAEFIEMTPENVIRILSEFRKDGIIRINGKEISITDEKRLSVIAELG from the coding sequence ATGACCGGGTGTAACTGTGAAAATTGCGAATTAAAAGCCCTGTTTTTCCAGAATGTTTCTGAAAAGGAATTTGCTCTTCTGTGTGATACCCGTAAAGAGCGTAACTACAAGAAAGGGGAAACGATTATTGAACAAGGGGCAGAAATTAAGGAATTCAGTTACCTGAAAACCGGTCTTGTAAAACTGTATAAACATCTTGACAACGGGAAAAATCAGATCATCAAAATAGCCGGACCACTCGATTTCATCAATCTTCTCAGCATCTTCAGCGACAGATATTTTCAGTATTCTGTAGCGGCTCTGGAAGATACTACTGTTTGTTATGTAAATTTTGAAACGGTGAAGGAAATGGTGAAAAAAAACGGGAATTTTGCCTTTGACCTTCTCAGAAAAATGAGCCGGATGACGGATGAAATCATTAATACCACCCTTGAAATCAGCCGGAAAAACCTTCGCGGTCGTATAGCTTTCGTCCTCCTTTACTTTGCCCGCTCGGTATATAAAAACAACACATTTGAACTTCCGGTTTCACGCAAGGAAATCGCCGAATTTATCGAAATGACCCCGGAAAATGTAATCCGTATTCTCTCCGAATTCAGAAAAGATGGGATTATACGAATAAACGGAAAAGAAATTTCTATTACTGACGAAAAACGCCTTTCGGTTATTGCAGAGCTCGGATAG
- the gldN gene encoding gliding motility protein GldN translates to MRSIVAIFLGLTFVVAAQNAAKAQDLKKEVYDKIHIPNKKPIPYPYTREADVMWSKIVWRTIDLRQKMNLNLYYPLQTIGNRMNLVNLLLWGMDYEGLKVYDPYDENNEFKMETTKEEVDKRLGVRMDTILVEDPDNPGQMVKKVSKITRNDLIQNVKQINIKEKWFFDKNYSTLQVRIIGICPVSITPRLDEQGNPTGDYRTIPLFWVYYPDARNLLASHEVFNRHNDAQNVSFDDLFMQRRFDSYIYRETNVYNNRLISSYARGVDALYESERIKNFIFNFEHDLWEY, encoded by the coding sequence ATGAGAAGCATTGTTGCCATATTCCTTGGTTTGACGTTTGTGGTCGCAGCTCAGAATGCAGCGAAAGCCCAGGATCTCAAAAAGGAAGTGTACGATAAGATTCACATACCTAACAAAAAGCCTATTCCCTATCCTTACACCAGGGAAGCGGATGTTATGTGGTCAAAAATCGTCTGGAGAACCATTGACCTCCGCCAGAAAATGAATCTGAATCTCTATTATCCCTTACAGACAATAGGGAACAGAATGAACCTTGTCAACCTTCTGCTGTGGGGTATGGATTATGAAGGCTTGAAGGTATATGACCCCTATGATGAAAACAATGAGTTCAAAATGGAAACCACCAAGGAAGAGGTTGACAAGCGCCTTGGTGTACGCATGGATACCATCCTTGTGGAAGACCCTGATAACCCCGGTCAGATGGTGAAGAAAGTTTCCAAAATCACCAGGAATGACCTCATCCAGAATGTCAAGCAGATCAACATCAAGGAAAAATGGTTCTTTGACAAGAACTACAGCACCCTTCAGGTTCGCATTATTGGCATCTGTCCGGTATCCATTACACCCCGACTCGACGAGCAGGGCAATCCGACAGGCGATTACAGGACCATTCCCCTGTTCTGGGTCTATTATCCCGACGCCCGCAATCTCCTTGCCAGCCACGAAGTATTTAACCGGCATAATGACGCACAGAATGTATCTTTTGATGACCTTTTCATGCAACGCCGCTTCGACAGCTATATCTACCGGGAAACCAATGTCTACAACAACCGTCTGATAAGCTCGTATGCACGTGGAGTTGATGCTCTTTATGAATCAGAAAGAATAAAGAACTTTATATTCAACTTCGAACACGACCTCTGGGAATACTAA
- a CDS encoding DUF4834 family protein: protein MLRLLLKFFLYFILFYYLYRIIDRALFGDRKEAERLRKQQQKEWEKFYRTYKKKEGTVIIDTSARPAKKIRKDEGEYVDYEEVK from the coding sequence ATGCTGAGGTTACTGCTGAAATTTTTTCTTTATTTCATTCTCTTTTACTATTTGTACCGCATTATTGACCGAGCGTTGTTTGGTGACAGAAAAGAAGCCGAACGGCTGAGAAAACAACAGCAGAAAGAATGGGAGAAATTTTACCGGACATATAAGAAAAAGGAAGGTACAGTTATCATTGATACCTCTGCCCGCCCCGCAAAGAAGATCCGGAAAGACGAAGGAGAATACGTTGACTACGAAGAAGTGAAATAA
- a CDS encoding NAD(P)/FAD-dependent oxidoreductase: MKKLLILGAGTGGTIMANKMRKALPREEWEITVVDQEKTHYYQPGFLFIPFGIYKKEDVIKPKNDFIPYGVNLIFSEIDRIAPDENKVFLKEGTVLGYDYLIIATGSRTVPEETPGLKGELWHKRIFDFYNIEGALALQDFFKRCEGGNLVVNIAELPFKCPVAPLEFVMYADSFFTKRGMRSKVNIYYVTPMSGAFTKPRASKVLGGMLEEKNIHIVPDFYISEVDNERKTIKDYGGQEVPFDCLVTIPVHMGSEAIIRSGMGDDLGFVPTDPYTLRSKQFENVFVIGDASDIPTSKAGSVVHFSSDVVFENLMCAIENRAFTAKFDGHSNCYIETGDGKGALIDFNYETEPLPGYYPFPGVGPFSLLKETRMNHYGKLIFRWIYWHLLLKGKEMPISNEMSMAGKIIG, from the coding sequence ATGAAAAAATTGCTGATTCTTGGTGCCGGTACAGGAGGGACCATCATGGCCAATAAGATGAGGAAAGCTCTTCCGAGGGAGGAATGGGAAATAACCGTTGTTGATCAGGAAAAAACGCATTACTACCAACCCGGTTTTCTTTTTATTCCTTTTGGAATTTACAAAAAAGAGGATGTAATCAAGCCGAAGAATGATTTTATTCCGTATGGGGTGAACCTTATATTTTCGGAAATTGATCGCATTGCACCTGACGAAAACAAAGTATTCCTGAAAGAAGGAACTGTGCTGGGGTATGATTACCTGATCATAGCAACGGGTTCACGGACTGTTCCTGAAGAAACGCCCGGCCTAAAGGGGGAACTCTGGCACAAGCGGATTTTTGATTTTTACAATATTGAAGGCGCGCTGGCTTTGCAGGATTTTTTCAAACGCTGTGAGGGAGGCAATCTGGTTGTCAACATTGCAGAACTTCCTTTTAAGTGTCCGGTTGCTCCTCTTGAATTTGTCATGTACGCCGATTCATTTTTCACAAAGAGAGGAATGCGCAGCAAGGTTAATATTTATTATGTGACACCAATGTCGGGCGCATTTACCAAACCCAGGGCTTCCAAAGTACTGGGGGGCATGCTCGAAGAAAAAAACATCCACATTGTGCCTGACTTTTACATCAGTGAGGTTGATAATGAAAGGAAGACAATAAAAGACTATGGAGGGCAGGAAGTGCCTTTTGACTGCCTGGTTACCATTCCGGTGCATATGGGATCAGAAGCCATCATACGTAGTGGAATGGGCGACGATCTTGGGTTTGTGCCTACTGATCCCTATACACTTCGTTCAAAACAGTTTGAGAATGTTTTTGTTATAGGTGATGCTTCGGATATTCCTACTTCAAAAGCCGGATCTGTTGTACATTTTTCGTCTGATGTAGTTTTTGAAAATCTGATGTGCGCCATTGAGAACCGTGCGTTTACAGCTAAATTCGACGGGCATTCCAATTGCTATATTGAAACCGGTGATGGCAAGGGTGCCTTGATTGATTTCAATTATGAAACGGAACCGCTGCCGGGTTACTATCCGTTTCCCGGTGTTGGTCCTTTTTCCCTTCTTAAGGAAACACGGATGAATCATTACGGGAAACTCATTTTCCGTTGGATTTACTGGCACCTTCTTCTGAAGGGCAAAGAGATGCCAATCAGCAATGAGATGTCGATGGCCGGAAAAATTATCGGATAA
- a CDS encoding TusE/DsrC/DsvC family sulfur relay protein has translation MATKTYAGKTVEVTEEGYFKNPSDWTREMAAEIAREEGIEQLTDKHYAVLEYIRSKVMAGEQLTIRAMNKSGVVDIKQFYELFPGAPLKKATKIAGVPKPTSCV, from the coding sequence ATGGCAACAAAAACCTATGCTGGTAAAACAGTAGAAGTAACTGAAGAAGGATACTTTAAAAATCCTTCTGACTGGACCCGTGAAATGGCGGCTGAAATTGCCCGTGAAGAGGGTATCGAGCAGCTTACCGATAAACATTATGCCGTACTTGAGTATATCAGGTCGAAAGTTATGGCCGGCGAACAACTGACCATCCGGGCGATGAACAAATCGGGGGTGGTTGACATCAAGCAGTTTTATGAATTGTTTCCCGGTGCACCTCTTAAAAAGGCAACGAAGATTGCCGGAGTGCCCAAACCAACAAGTTGTGTTTAA
- a CDS encoding ABC transporter permease, whose product MKSLELFGKYCLFIYKVFSRPEKSKIYFQQTLKEIEKLGIDSVGIVIIISVFMGAVVTLQTRYNLENPLIPLYLIGLTARDTMLLEFSSTMVGLILAGKVGSNIGSEIGTMRITEQIDALEIMGVNSACYLVLPKVIGAMFINPFLTLISMFTGIVGGYLACVFTGALSPSDYIYGIQYWFIPFYITYALVKTVVFAFIITTIPSFYGYYVEGGALEVGKASTKGVVFSSIFILLANLLITQIMLAK is encoded by the coding sequence ATGAAGTCCCTGGAACTTTTCGGAAAATACTGCCTGTTTATATATAAGGTGTTTTCCCGTCCGGAAAAATCGAAGATTTATTTCCAGCAAACCCTGAAAGAAATTGAAAAGCTGGGAATTGATTCGGTAGGTATTGTCATCATTATTTCGGTGTTCATGGGGGCTGTTGTTACTCTTCAAACCCGATATAATCTGGAAAACCCACTGATTCCGTTGTATCTTATCGGGCTTACTGCGCGCGATACCATGCTCCTTGAATTTTCATCAACCATGGTAGGGCTGATCCTGGCAGGCAAAGTCGGTTCCAATATTGGCTCGGAAATAGGTACAATGCGCATTACAGAACAAATTGATGCCCTGGAAATCATGGGTGTTAATTCAGCCTGTTACCTGGTTTTACCAAAGGTAATCGGAGCGATGTTCATTAACCCGTTTCTCACCCTGATCAGTATGTTTACAGGTATTGTCGGTGGATATCTCGCCTGTGTTTTTACAGGGGCCCTAAGCCCTTCGGATTATATATACGGCATCCAGTACTGGTTTATTCCTTTTTATATTACGTATGCTCTCGTGAAAACAGTAGTTTTTGCCTTTATTATAACCACAATTCCTTCCTTTTATGGATATTATGTTGAAGGCGGCGCATTGGAAGTGGGAAAAGCCAGTACAAAGGGTGTAGTGTTCAGCAGTATTTTTATTCTGCTCGCCAATCTTCTTATTACCCAGATAATGCTGGCAAAATGA
- a CDS encoding conjugal transfer protein TraF, translating into MDNMRRLLIMAVALLSVSHAGAQYSNTMYFMKGLPQVHILNPAYQPGCRFYIGFPGLSPLQVSLDNNALAPHDVLFYNPTLDSTILFLHPEADKEKFLSNFLEKKNYLNTDVSAGIFSFGFRTGKMYFTFDLSEKAFVRFNYPKDLPSLPVYFSLDREGNPRDFDLSSLAVNASVYSEIALGVSRSFLEGKLNAGIKGKILLGQGNLYTRNSSITVKTSFEDNWLINSDFGAYGSIPFSDIPSDSAGKFDFGNMSFTNPKASDFTDVFLRKPNPGFAFDLGLEYSPVKLITLSVSLLDVGFIRWKNYTYNMTQNTSYAFKGVDMSGFVSGEDTSDFGQALLDTLKNSFAFSYLRNPYTTRLPMHLMGGATLNLTKGISLGIMDHLEIFQKQVINEITVSANLRAGRFFGTTVNYSLLNNEYHDLGFGLMFKPGPFQWYMLFDHIPLTFDKEKNWGIPVPMYAKAFSFRIGLNLVFGCNPKKALTRDIPLVE; encoded by the coding sequence ATGGACAATATGCGCCGATTACTCATTATGGCTGTTGCGCTGCTGAGTGTTTCCCATGCGGGTGCACAATACAGCAATACCATGTATTTCATGAAGGGTTTGCCCCAGGTTCATATTCTGAATCCTGCCTATCAGCCGGGATGCCGTTTTTATATCGGGTTCCCAGGGCTTTCACCTCTGCAGGTTTCACTTGACAACAATGCCCTTGCACCGCACGATGTTCTTTTTTATAATCCCACGCTGGATTCTACCATTCTTTTTCTGCATCCTGAGGCAGACAAAGAAAAATTTCTGTCGAATTTTCTGGAGAAGAAGAATTACCTGAATACCGACGTAAGCGCCGGAATTTTTTCCTTTGGGTTCAGGACAGGGAAAATGTATTTCACTTTTGACCTGAGTGAAAAGGCGTTTGTGCGGTTCAATTATCCAAAAGATCTGCCTTCCCTGCCGGTCTATTTCTCACTTGACAGGGAAGGAAACCCGCGGGATTTTGACCTGAGCTCCCTGGCTGTTAATGCTTCAGTTTACAGTGAAATTGCCCTTGGCGTTTCCCGTTCCTTTCTGGAAGGGAAGCTTAACGCCGGTATCAAAGGAAAAATATTGCTGGGCCAGGGAAATCTGTATACCCGGAACTCATCAATTACAGTGAAAACCAGTTTCGAGGATAACTGGCTGATTAACTCCGATTTCGGAGCATACGGAAGCATTCCTTTTTCAGATATTCCCTCTGACAGTGCGGGAAAATTTGATTTTGGCAACATGTCGTTTACCAACCCTAAGGCCAGTGACTTTACCGATGTTTTTCTTCGTAAGCCGAATCCTGGCTTTGCCTTTGACCTGGGCCTGGAATATTCTCCCGTTAAACTGATAACCTTATCAGTTAGTCTGCTGGATGTAGGTTTTATCCGGTGGAAAAATTATACCTACAACATGACGCAGAATACTTCTTATGCATTCAAGGGTGTTGACATGAGCGGGTTTGTATCAGGAGAAGACACATCGGATTTCGGCCAGGCATTGCTGGATACTCTTAAGAATTCATTCGCTTTCAGTTATTTAAGAAATCCTTATACTACCCGGTTGCCGATGCACCTTATGGGCGGGGCTACGCTGAATCTAACGAAGGGGATTTCTTTGGGAATAATGGACCATTTGGAAATTTTTCAGAAGCAGGTCATCAATGAGATAACCGTGTCGGCGAACCTGAGGGCGGGAAGATTTTTCGGTACAACAGTCAATTATTCGTTACTGAATAACGAATACCATGATCTGGGTTTTGGTTTGATGTTCAAGCCCGGCCCGTTCCAGTGGTATATGCTTTTTGACCATATTCCGCTAACATTTGATAAGGAGAAAAACTGGGGGATTCCTGTTCCGATGTATGCTAAAGCATTCAGCTTCAGAATCGGATTGAATCTTGTCTTTGGTTGCAACCCCAAAAAAGCCTTGACCAGGGATATCCCTCTTGTTGAATAA
- a CDS encoding mannose-1-phosphate guanylyltransferase, with protein MNKNQYCVIMAGGIGVRFWPLSREARPKQFLDILGTGRTFLQETYDRFSKIIPAGNIYIVTNKIYKQLVREQVPEVAEDHILLEPLRKNTAPCVAYASYRIRTENPDAIMVVAPSDHLITREEEFLRTVQQGLEFAAGNDALLTLGIKPSRPETGYGYIQVNGNDNGTALQRAGIRKVKTFTEKPNAELARVFYESGEFFWNAGIFLWSVKSIIQAFEKYLPEVSVLFEEGNNVYGTNTEENFIEGVYPQCRSISVDYAIMEKADNVYVLCSDFGWSDIGTWGSLHEHQEKDEMGNSVKGDSVFGYNISDCIINLPQGKLAVIEGLQGYIVVESDGILLICRKSQEQEIRQFVNDVKLRKGDEYM; from the coding sequence ATGAACAAGAACCAGTATTGCGTAATTATGGCCGGAGGAATAGGAGTACGATTCTGGCCTTTAAGCAGAGAAGCTCGTCCGAAGCAGTTTCTTGATATTCTTGGAACCGGGCGTACGTTTCTTCAGGAGACCTATGACAGGTTTTCGAAGATCATTCCAGCCGGGAATATATATATAGTAACCAATAAGATTTATAAACAACTGGTCAGAGAGCAGGTTCCGGAGGTAGCAGAAGATCATATTTTGCTGGAACCTTTGCGAAAGAATACTGCTCCCTGTGTGGCGTATGCAAGTTACCGGATTCGGACGGAAAATCCGGATGCCATCATGGTAGTAGCCCCTTCTGACCACCTGATAACAAGGGAAGAGGAATTCCTGCGTACAGTGCAGCAAGGACTCGAATTTGCGGCGGGAAATGATGCACTTCTCACATTGGGAATAAAACCCAGCAGGCCGGAGACAGGCTATGGCTACATTCAGGTTAATGGCAATGATAATGGTACTGCATTGCAGCGTGCAGGAATAAGGAAAGTAAAAACCTTTACCGAGAAGCCCAATGCCGAACTGGCAAGGGTATTTTATGAAAGCGGTGAGTTTTTCTGGAATGCCGGTATTTTTTTGTGGTCGGTAAAGTCAATCATTCAGGCCTTCGAAAAATACCTGCCGGAAGTCAGCGTCCTTTTTGAAGAAGGGAACAATGTGTATGGAACCAATACGGAAGAAAACTTCATAGAGGGTGTTTATCCTCAGTGCAGAAGCATCTCGGTTGATTATGCCATTATGGAAAAGGCTGACAATGTATATGTTCTCTGTTCCGACTTCGGCTGGTCTGATATTGGAACCTGGGGTTCCCTCCATGAGCACCAGGAAAAGGATGAGATGGGGAACTCGGTTAAAGGAGACAGTGTGTTTGGTTACAATATCAGTGACTGCATCATTAATCTTCCGCAGGGGAAGTTGGCTGTTATTGAAGGGTTGCAGGGTTACATCGTGGTGGAATCGGATGGCATTTTACTGATATGCCGCAAAAGCCAGGAACAGGAAATCAGGCAGTTTGTCAATGATGTAAAGCTTCGTAAAGGAGATGAATATATGTAA
- the gldM gene encoding gliding motility protein GldM yields the protein MAHGKETPRQKMIGMMYLVLTALLALNVSKDVLNAFALVDEGLSKTNVNFYEKNAVIYDQFERAAAENPVKAGPWLEKANQVKQLANDLYNKMQDLKIKIIQLGDGKDAPAIGKDGEIYTDKIQAKDNTDKPAQIMVGTNNNGEAKPLKAQIDNFRNILLGMVKDDAPNVRAAIEKALDTKDPPPKEGKTESWESEHFEHIPLIAVVTILSALQNNVRNAETEILRYLYNEIDAGAFKFNKLEAIVIPNSNYIVRGNNYEAKVFIAASDSTQDPTILVGSYKKVVREDGTIDYEMTGPSQQLPVDKGVGVYKVPGTTVGNKKWGGLIVLKSPSGGPDIKRPFESEYIVEEPSMTVSPTKMNVFYMGLDNPVEISVSGVAADKVTATINNGRIRKISGNQYIVNPERAGSAQIRVTADMGGNQKRDFGYKEFRVKMLPSPVPKVGGLRGGNIARSTLLAQSGVIAEMENFEFEAIVKVVSFKVSAKVGQFDMEATSNSNKFTQEQLNILERLGKGSKVYFEDIKASLPDGSTRDLGSITLKII from the coding sequence ATGGCACACGGCAAAGAAACACCAAGACAGAAGATGATCGGGATGATGTACCTGGTCCTTACTGCCTTACTCGCCCTTAACGTCTCCAAAGACGTTCTTAATGCTTTTGCCCTGGTAGATGAAGGATTGTCGAAAACCAATGTCAACTTCTACGAGAAGAATGCCGTAATTTATGACCAGTTTGAAAGAGCGGCAGCAGAAAACCCGGTCAAGGCTGGTCCCTGGCTTGAAAAAGCCAACCAGGTAAAACAACTGGCCAACGACCTGTATAACAAAATGCAGGACCTGAAAATTAAAATCATTCAGCTCGGTGACGGAAAAGATGCTCCCGCTATTGGCAAGGACGGGGAAATTTACACCGATAAAATCCAAGCGAAAGATAATACTGACAAGCCGGCCCAGATCATGGTGGGCACCAATAATAACGGTGAAGCGAAACCCCTCAAGGCACAAATTGATAACTTCCGCAATATTCTGCTGGGAATGGTCAAGGATGATGCACCCAATGTAAGAGCAGCTATAGAAAAAGCTCTCGATACAAAAGATCCCCCGCCCAAGGAAGGAAAAACCGAATCATGGGAATCGGAACACTTTGAACATATCCCGCTGATTGCAGTTGTTACAATCCTGTCGGCTTTGCAGAACAATGTCCGAAATGCTGAAACCGAAATTCTCCGCTACCTTTACAATGAAATTGATGCCGGAGCCTTTAAGTTCAACAAGCTGGAAGCTATCGTCATCCCGAATTCAAACTACATTGTTCGCGGAAATAATTACGAAGCCAAAGTATTTATTGCAGCATCCGACAGTACGCAGGATCCAACCATCCTGGTGGGTAGCTACAAAAAAGTTGTGCGCGAGGATGGTACAATTGACTATGAAATGACGGGTCCCAGCCAGCAACTTCCTGTTGATAAGGGTGTTGGAGTTTACAAAGTGCCCGGAACCACAGTAGGAAATAAAAAATGGGGCGGACTGATTGTACTGAAGTCTCCTTCCGGTGGTCCTGATATCAAACGCCCGTTTGAATCGGAATATATCGTTGAGGAACCTTCCATGACCGTTTCGCCTACCAAAATGAACGTATTTTACATGGGTCTTGATAACCCGGTTGAAATATCGGTTTCCGGCGTGGCTGCCGATAAGGTAACTGCTACCATCAATAACGGACGCATACGAAAAATCTCCGGTAACCAGTATATCGTAAATCCTGAAAGGGCCGGTTCTGCCCAGATACGGGTTACAGCCGATATGGGCGGGAATCAGAAAAGAGATTTCGGCTACAAGGAATTCCGCGTAAAAATGTTGCCTTCACCCGTTCCTAAAGTTGGTGGATTGCGGGGAGGAAATATTGCCCGTTCTACTTTGCTCGCCCAATCAGGAGTTATAGCTGAAATGGAAAATTTTGAATTCGAAGCAATAGTAAAAGTCGTTAGCTTTAAAGTTTCGGCAAAGGTTGGCCAGTTCGACATGGAAGCTACTTCCAACTCCAATAAATTTACCCAGGAACAGCTTAATATACTCGAACGCCTCGGAAAAGGCTCCAAGGTATATTTTGAAGACATTAAAGCATCACTGCCCGATGGCAGTACCCGCGATTTAGGATCAATCACTTTAAAAATAATTTAA